The genome window AATCGGAATTACTGGGCGTAAAGCGCGCGTAGGTGGTTATGTAAGTTGAATGTGAAATCCCCGGGCTCAACCTGGGAACTGCATCCAAAACTGCATGGCTAGAGTACGGTAGAGGGTGGTGGAATTTCCTGTGTAGCGGTGAAATGCGTAGATATAGGAAGGAACACCAGTGGCGAAGGCGACCACCTGGACTGATACTGACACTGAGGTGCGAAAGCGTGGGGAGCAAACAGGATTAGATACCCTGGTAGTCCACGCCGTAAACGATGTCAACTAGCCGTTGGGTTCCTTGAGAACTTAGTGGCGCAGCTAACGCATTAAGTTGACCGCCTGGGGAGTACGGCCGCAAGGTTAAAACTCAAATGAATTGACGGGGGCCCGCACAAGCGGTGGAGCATGTGGTTTAATTCGAAGCAACGCGAAGAACCTTACCAGGCCTTGACATGCAGAGAACTTTCCAGAGATGGATTGGTGCCTTCGGGAACTCTGACACAGGTGCTGCATGGCTGTCGTCAGCTCGTGTCGTGAGATGTTGGGTTAAGTCCCGTAACGAGCGCAACCCTTGCCCTTAGTTACCAGCACGTAATGGTGGGCACTCTAAGGGGACTGCCGGTGACAAACCGGAGGAAGGTGGGGATGACGTCAAGTCATCATGGCCCTTACGGCCTGGGCTACACACGTGCTACAATGGTCGGTACAGAGGGTTGCCAAGCCGCGAGGTGGAGCTAATCCCACAAAACCGATCGTAGTCCGGATCGGAGTCTGCAACTCGACTCCGTGAAGTCGGAATCGCTAGTAATCGTGAATCAGAATGTCACGGTGAATACGTTCCCGGGCCTTGTACACACCGCCCGTCACACCATGGGAGTGGGTTGCTCCAGAAGTAGCTAGTCTAACCGCAAGGGGGACGGTTACCACGGAGTGATTCATGACTGGGGTGAAGTCGTAACAAGGTAGCCGTAGGGGAACCTGCGGCTGGATCACCTCCTTAATCGAAGACATCGGCTTCTTCATAAGTACCCACACGAATTGCTTGATTCACTTGCGAAAAGCGATTGGGTAATACAGCCCGAGAGTAAGACGATTGGGTCTGTAGCTCAGTTGGTTAGAGCGCACCCCTGATAAGGGTGAGGTCGGCAGTTCGAATCTGCCCAGACCCACCAATTGTCATGGGATGTGGCCGGTCATTAGATGGGGCCATAGCTCAGCTGGGAGAGCGCCTGCCTTGCACGCAGGAGGTCAGCGGTTCGATCCCGCTTGGCTCCACCATTTACTCTGCAATCGCTGAAAGCTCAGAACTGAGCATCTACCTGGAAGGGTTGGGGTGTTGAGTTCTGGTCTTTGCGCCAGACTGTTCTTTAAAAATTTGGGTATGTGATAGAAGTAAAAAGACCAAGCAATCTCTTTCACTGGTGATTGTTTGCGTCAAGGTAAAATTTGCGTGTTCTCTAATATTGCAAATTTTCGGCGAATGTCGTCTTCACGTTTGAGACAGTAACCAGATTGCTTGGGGTTATATGGTCAAGTGAAGAAGCGCATACGGTGGATGCCTTGGCAGTCAGAGGCGATGAAAGACGTGGTAGCCTGCGAAAAGCTTCGGGGAGTCGGCAAACAGACTTTGATCCGGAGGTGTCTGAATGGGGGAACCCAGCCATCACAAGATGGTTATCTTGTACTGAATACATAGGTACAAGAGGCGAACCAGGGGAACTGAAACATCTAAGTACCCTGAGGAAAAGAAATCAACCGAGATTCCCTTAGTAGTGGCGAGCGAACGGGGACTAGCCCTTAAGCTTCTTTGATTTTAGCGGAACGCTCTGGAAAGTGCGGCCATAGTGGGTGATAGCCCTGTACGCGAAAAAGTCTTAGAAGTGAAATCGAGTAGGACGGAGCACGAGAAACTTTGTCTGAATATGGGGGGACCATCCTCCAAGGCTAAATACTACTGACTGACCGATAGTGAACTAGTACCGTGAGGGAAAGGCGAAAAGAACCCCGGAGAGGGGAGTGAAATAGATCCTGAAACCGTATGCGTACAAGCAGTGGGAGCAGACTTTGTTCTGTGACTGCGTACCTTTTGTATAATGGGTCAGCGACTTATATTCAGTGGCGAGCTTAACCGAATAGGGGAGGCGTAGCGAAAGCGAGTCTTAATAGGGCGCTTTAGTCGCTGGGTATAGACCCGAAACCGGGCGATCTATCCATGGGCAGGTTGAAGGTTGGGTAACACTAACTGGAGGACCGAACCGACTACCGTTGAAAAGTTAGCGGATGACCTGTGGATCGGAGTGAAAGGCTAATCAAGCCCGGAGATAGCTGGTTCTCCTCGAAAGCTATTTAGGTAGCGCCTCATGTATCACTGCTGGGGGTAGAGCACTGTTTCGGCTAGGGGGTCATCCCGACTTACCAAACCGATGCAAACTCCGAATACCAGCAAGTGCCGAGCATGGGAGACACACGGCGGGTGCTAACGTCCGTCGTGAAAAGGGAAACAACCCAGACCGTCAGCTAAGGTCCCAAAGTTATGGTTAAGTGGGAAACGATGTGGGAAGGCTTAGACAGCTAGGAGGTTGGCTTAGAAGCAGCCACCCTTTAAAGAAAGCGTAATAGCTCACTAGTCGAGTCGGCCTGCGCGGAAGATGTAACGGGGCTCAAACCATACACCGAAGCTACGGGTATCACGTAAGTGATGCGGTAGAGGAGCGTTCTGTAAGCCTGTGAAGGTCAGTTGAGAAGCTGGCTGGAGGTATCAGAAGTGCGAATGCTGACATGAGTAACGACAATGGGTGTGAAAAACACCCACGCCGAAAGACCAAGGTTTCCTGCGCAACGTTAATCGACGCAGGGTTAGTCGGTCCCTAAGGTGAGGCTGAAAAGCGTAATCGATGGGAAACAGGTTAATATTCCTGTACTTCTAGTTACTGCGATGGAGGGACGGAGAAGGCTAGGCCAGCACGGCGTTGGTTGTCCGTGTTTAAGGTAGTAGGCTGGGATCTTAGGTAAATCCGGGATTTCAAGGCCGAGAACTGATGACGAGTCGTCTTTTAGATGATGAAGTGGTTGATGCCATGCTTCCAAGAAAAGCTTCTAAGCTTCAGGTAACTAGGAACCGTACCCCAAACCGACACAGGTGGTTGGGTAGAGAATACCAAGGCGCTTGAGAGAACTCGGGTGAAGGAACTAGGCAAAATGGCACCGTAACTTCGGGAGAAGGTGCGCCGGTGAGGGTGAAGTATTTACTACGTAAGCCCCCGCTGGTCGAAGATACCAGGCCGCTGCGACTGTTTATTAAAAACACAGCACTCTGCAAACACGAAAGTGGACGTATAGGGTGTGACGCCTGCCCGGTGCCGGAAGGTTAATTGATGGGGTTAGCGCAAGCGAAGCTCTTGATCGAAGCCCCGGTAAACGGCGGCCGTAACTATAACGGTCCTAAGGTAGCGAAATTCCTTGTCGGGTAAGTTCCGACCTGCACGAATGGCGTAACGATGGCGGCGCTGTCTCCACCCGAGACTCAGTGAAATTGAAATCGCTGTGAAGATGCAGTGTATCCGCGGCTAGACGGAAAGACCCCGTGAACCTTTACTGTAGCTTTGCACTGGACTTTGAATTTGTTTGTGTAGGATAGGTGGGAGGCTTTGAAGCGTGGACGCCAGTTCGCGTGGAGCCAACCTTGAAATACCACCCTGGCAACTTTGAGGTTCTAACTCTGGTCCGTTATCCGGATCGAGGACAGTGTATGGTGGGCAGTTTGACTGGGGCGGTCTCCTCCTAAAGAGTAACGGAGGAGTACGAAGGTGCGCTCAGACCGGTCGGAAATCGGTCGTAGAGTATAAAGGCAAAAGCGCGCTTGACTGCGAGACAGACACGTCGAGCAGGTACGAAAGTAGGTCTTAGTGATCCGGTGGTTCTGTATGGAAGGGCCATCGCTCAACGGATAAAAGGTACTCCGGGGATAACAGGCTGATACCGCCCAAGAGTTCATATCGACGGCGGTGTTTGGCACCTCGATGTCGGCTCATCACATCCTGGGGCTGAAGCCGGTCCCAAGGGTATGGCTGTTCGCCATTTAAAGTGGTACGCGAGCTGGGTTTAGAACGTCGTGAGACAGTTCGGTCCCTATCTGCCGTGGACGTTTGAGATTTGAGAGGGGCTGCTCCTAGTACGAGAGGACCGGAGTGGACGAACCTCTGGTGTTCCGGTTGTCACGCCAGTGGCATTGCCGGGTAGCTATGTTCGGGAAAGATAACCGCTGAAAGCATCTAAGCGGGAAACTTGCCTCAAGATGAGATCTCACTGGAACCTTGAGTTCCCTAAAGGGCCGTCGAAGACTACGACGTTGATAGGTTGGGTGTGTAAGCGCTGTGAGGCGTTGAGCTAACCAATACTAATTGCCCGTGAGGCTTGACCATATAACACCCAAACAATTTGCTGTTTGCGTGTCAGACGGTTGAAGTCGACACAAAGCCGAAAATTTGCAAGTAACACGCAATACCGGCTTCTATCACATACCCGATTCGGGGAAGCGACCTAAACAGCGACTCCCCAGCAAAATTGCTTGACGACCATAGAGCGTTGGAACCACCTGATCCCATCCCGAACTCAGAAGTGAAACGACGCATCGCCGATGGTAGTGTGGGGTCTCCCCATGTGAGAGTAGGTCATCGTCAAGCACCTATACCAAACCCCCGATCAGGTAACTGGTCGGGGGTTTATTTTTGTGCATCAGAAACGACATGAAGTCGCACAAAGTTCTGAAACAACAACGGCGCCCTTGGGCGCCGTTGTTGTTTGTTTCTTGTGGAGAGTCAGCCCTTCCAGCGTTGTAGCACCAGAGTGGCATTGGTACCACCAAAGCCGAAGCTGTTAGACATAACCGTGTCCAGAGCAACATCCTCCCTGGTTTCTCGCAAAATCGGCAAATCGGCCAACTCTGGATCAATTGTCTCGATATTGGCTGAGCCGGTAACGAAATTTCCTTCCATCATCAGCATGCAGTAAATCGCTTCATGAGCGCCGGCAGCACCCAGCGAATGTCCTGAAAGGCTTTTGGTCGAGCTGATCATCGGGGCTTTATCGCCGAATACTTCGCGCACTGCCCTGGCTTCGGCTGCATCGCCAACCGGGGTAGAGGTGCCGTGGGTGTTCAGGTAGTCGATAGGTGTGGAGACTGTCGCAAGGGCCTGTTGCATGCAGCGGATTGCACCCTCACCACTCGGTGCAACCATGTCATAGCCATCGGAGGTAGCCCCGTAGCCAATGATTTCCGCATAGATTTTTGCGCCACGCTTGAGTGCATGCTCAAGCTCTTCAACCACGACCATGCCGCCGCCGCCAGCAATTACAAATCCATCGCGGTTGGCGTCATAGGCGCGGGAAGCTTTTTCAGGCGTGTCGTTGTATTGAGTGGAGAGTGCGCCCATGGCATCGAAGAGGAAACTCTGGCTCCAGTGCTCTTCCTCACCACCGCCGGCAAAAACGATATCCTGCTTGCCCATCTGGATCTGTTCCATGGCATGGCCGATGCAGTGAGCACTGGTGGCGCAGGCCGAGGAGATGGAGTAATTGACACCCTTGATCTTGAACGGCGTCGCCAGACATGCGGATACGGTGCTGCTCATCGTGCGGGGAACGCGGTAAGGGCCAACCCGCTTTACGCCTTTTTCGCGCAGGATATCGAAAGACTCGAGCTGGTTGATGGTCGATGCACCGCCCGATCCGGCTACCAGGCCGATCCGCGGATCCGAGATTTCTTCGACACTCAGGCCTGCATCAGTAATGGCTTGCTGCATCGCCAGATAGGCATAGGCAGCAGCATTGCCCATGAATCGATAGACCTTGCGATCAATCAGTTCCTCCAGATTGAGGTCGACGGAACCAGAAACCTGGCTGCGCAGCCCCATCTCTGCATAGGACGGATTGAAGCGTATGCCGGGGCGGCATGCGCGCAAACTGGCAGAAACGCTTTCTTTATCATTGCCAAGACAGGAAACAATACCGATACCGGTGATCACGACGCGACGCATAGTGGGATCCTTTAGAAGCTGTCTGTGGAACTGAAGAGGCCTACTCGCAGGCCTTCAGCGCTGTAAATTTCGCGGCCATCGACGCTGACGGTACCATCGGCGATGCCCAGGATGAGGGAGCGGCTGATGGTGCGTTTGATATGTATGTTGTAGGTGATTTTCTTGGCTGTTGGCAGAATCTGGCCGAAGAATTTAACTTCGCCTGAGCCAAGTGCCCGTCCCCGCCCGGGATTGCCTTGCCAGCCCAGGTAGAACCCTACCAATTGCCACATGGCGTCAAGCCCGAGGCAGCCTGGCATGACGGGATCGCCCTCGAAATGGCAAGCAAAAAACCAGAGATCAGGATTTATATCGAGCTCGGCAACAATTTCGCCCTTGCCATACTTGCCGCCAGTGTCGCTGATGTGTGCAATGCGATCGATCATCAGCATGTTGGGTGCAGGAAGTTGGGCATTCCCGGGACCAAAAAGCTCGCCGCGGCTGCAGCGCAGAAGGTCTTCCCGGGTGTAGGCGTTTTGTTTGCTCATTCGAACTCCTTTGCAAACCCCGTCCGAGGGTTGCGTTATTGAACTTGTTGCAGTCTGCTCAGGCGCGGAGGCCGGCAACTGCGCGAACGTTAGCTTTGACAGATGATATTCAGGCCAGGTCACAGCCGAAAATATACGCTTGAATAAATGCCTGTTTGGCTAACTTTAGCATTCCTCGACCGTTACAGGCCGGTTGCTGATTGCGACCTTAGTACAGGTGCAATCTTGGTAGTCCATTATTGGAGCGCTCAAGGCTGTGCACTATGGGATAACTTTCAGTCGTTGAGCGATTGCTCCCCTCGGCTTTAACGACCCTATAATGCCATTAAATCAACTCCTCTAATTATTTCGGATCAAACATGACAGTCAGGCAATCCATTGCAGTTTTGGGCGGCGGAAGTTTTGGTAGCGCCATCGCTAATCTGCTGGCTGGAAACGGGCAGGCAGTGCGCCTGTGGATGCGCGACCCGGAGCAGGCGTCTTACATTCGCCAGCATGGCGAGAATCCGCGTTATCTCAAAGGCGTGAAGATCAATCCTCTGGTCGAGCCGATCTGTGATCTGGAACAGGCTATTGCCGGCAGCGACCTGATTTTCGTGGCGTTACCGTCAACCGCATTGCGTGAAGCACTGCAGCCATATGCCGCGCAACTGGCTGGCAAGATGCTGATCAGTACCACCAAGGGCATTGAAGCCAATACCTTCAAGCTGATGAGTGAAATTCTCCAGGAGGTTGCGCCGCAGGCGCGGATTGGTGTCATGTCAGGCCCCAATCTGGCCCGCGAGGTGGCCGAGTACGCATTGACGGCCACAGTGGTGGCCAGCGAAGACGAAGCGCTCTGCCAGGAAGTGCAGCGTGTGCTGCACGGACGCAGTTTTCGGGTGTATGCCAGTGCTGACCGGTTTGGTGTCGAGCTGGGCGGGGCATTGAAAAATGTCTACGCAATCATGGCCGGCATGGCTGCAGCCATGGGTATGGGCGAGAACACCCGCAGCATGCTGATCACGCGGGCGCTGGCTGAAATGACCCGGTTTGCCGTCAAGCTCGGTGCCAATCCGATGACTTTTCTCGGTCTTTCCGGGGTTGGCGACCTGATCGCTACCTGCTCTTCGCCGAAAAGCCGCAACTATCAGGTAGGTTATGCGCTGGGCGAGGGGCTCAGTCTGGACGAGGCGGTGGATCGGCTCGGTGAAGTGGCGGAAGGCGTCAATACGATCAAGGTGCTCAAGGCCAGAGCCGAGCAACTGGAAGTTTATATGCCGCTGGTAGCGGGCCTGCATGCCATTCTGTTCGAGGGGCGCACGTTGCAGCAGGTGATCGGTGCGCTGATGAGCGGTGAGCCGAAAACCGATGTTGATTTCATCTCGGTCAGTGGATTCTGATTTTTTCTTACGAGGAGCTAGCCATGGCAAGTGCCAATGATCAGGCGGAGCGTGAATCGCTGCTGCTGCGGGTTTTCTGGATGCTGGTTTTTACGCTGGTCTGGTACGTAGCTGAAGTCGTGCTGGCGGTTGTGGTGATTCTGCAGCTGGCTTTTCGTCTGGTGCAGGGCAAAGTCAATTTCGAGCTGTTGCAGTTAGGGAACAGCCTGAGTCAGTATCTGGCACAAATCGGGCAATTCGGTTCCTTCAATAGCGAAGAAAAACCCTGGCCATTTTCCGACTGGCCCACGCCCATAGCTGCCAACGAGCAGTCTTCAACGTCAGCATCTCCTGCTGATCGGGCAGCTGGCGCGTGAGGCTCTGGTTGCTGCGTCACGGTCATGCCGAACCCCATGCCGGCAGTGACGCCCTGCGCCGTCTGACCACCCACGGTCGGCAGGAGGTGTTGCAAAGTGCAGCACAACTCATCGGTCGACCGCTGGAGGCAATTCTTTGCAGCCCCTACGTGCGTGCCCGGCAGACGGCTGAACTGGTTGTCGAGGCCTTGCAAAGCCGGCTGATCATCGAAATCGTGCCGTGGCTTACACCGGAAAGCAGCCTCGGCAGTGCACTGGCGTATCTGGCCGCAAGGCCGGAGTCGGAGCTTCTCGTCGTTAGTCATCAACCTTTGATCGGCGACCTGGCCGGCATGCTTGAGCATGGCCATCGTCAACAGGCCTTGCCCATGGCCACGGCGGGTCTGGCCGAACTGGTAGGTGACATGCCGCTGGCTGGTGGTATGCAGCTCGATTCGCTGTTTCAGCCGCATAAGTAACCTGAATGGCAGGACTGGCGGGCAACTGTACAGCCTTGCCTCTGGGTGGATGTGTATGAAATAGTGAGCCAAGCAAGTGCTTGGTTGGCTATTCTATTTCGCTCGGAGGTGTGTGTTGACCGCTTATCAAATGCCGCTGGATATTTTCTACGAGCGTGAGGCTCGGCATCCCAACAAGCGCTTCATGGTTCAGCCACAGGCAGATGGCCGGGTCGAAGAGTTGACCTGGTCCGAGGTGGGTGAGCAGGCGCGGCGTGCAGCAAACTGGCTGCGTGGCCAGGACATCGAGCAGGGCAGCCGCATTGCGATCATTTCCAAGAACTGCGCACACTGGATCATTGCCGATCTGGCAATCTGGATGGCCGGCATGGTCTCGGTGCCGCTGTATCCCAACCTGACGGCCGAATCGGTACGCCAGGTTCTGGAGCATTCCGAGTCGAAAGTGGCCTTTATCGGCAAGCTGGATGACTGGGAGGCGATGGCTCCCGGGATTCCCGAAGGCGTGCAGTGTGTCGGTTTGCCATTGCGGCCGGAAGGCCGCTTTGACCTGCTCTGGAGTGACCTGCAGGCCTCTACGCCGATTCGTGACAACCCAAGCCCCGCAGCGGATCAGCTCGCCACCATCATCTATACCTCCGGGACTACCGGCATGCCCAAAGGGGTCATGCACAACTTCAACAACTTTGCCTTCACGGCTACCCAGGGCCGCGAATTGTTTGCCGTGAGTGAAAGCGACCGGGTCTTGTCCTACCTGCCTCTGTGCCATGTAGCGGAGCGCTCATTTGTCGAGATGTCATCGTTGTATGGCGGGGTGGAAATCTATTTTGCCCAGAGCCTGGATACCTTCGTCGAGGATATCCGTAGAGCGCGTCCTACCATATTCTTTGCCGTGCCGCGGATCTGGACCAAGTTCCAGATGGGCGTGCTGGCGAAGATGCCGGCGAAACGACTGGACTTCCTGCTCAGTCTGCCGCTGGTCGGGCGCATGATCGGCCGCAAGGTGCTGGCCGGCCTCGGGCTGGATGCCGTGCGCTTTGCCTTGTCCGGTGCCGCACCCACGCCCGCCGCCTTGTTCAGCTGGTACCGGCGTCTGGGGCTGGAATTGCTGGAGGTCTATGGCATGACCGAAAACTGCGGCTACTCCCACGTATGCCGGCCCGGCAAGGTCAAGCCGGGCTGGATTGGCCAGAATTGCCCGGGTGTCGAGGTACGTATCAGTGATGAAGGTGAGGTGCTGGTGCGTAGCGAAGCAACCATGCAGGGCTATTTCAAGGAGCCTGGAAAAACAGCCGAGGCGCTGACTCTGGACGGCTCGCTGCGCACCGGCGACAAGGGTGAGCAGGATGCTGAAGGCAACCTGCGCCTGACCGGCCGCATCAAGGAAATTTTCAAGACCAGCAAGGGCAAGTTTGTCGCGCCGGCGCCGATTGAAAATCGCATGGCCACGGAAACCCGGCTGGAACAGATCTGCGTGGTCGGTGAGGGCATGGTGCAGCCCCTGGCCATCTGCGTGCTATCCGAAACCGCCCGGGCTGAGGCTGACGGCGCCGGGCGAGCGGCGCTGGAAGCCAGCCTCAAGGCACTGCTTGCCCAGGTTAATGGCAGCCTGGACAAACACGAGCAGTTGCGCGGCATGGTACTGGTCAAGGATGTCTGGGCGGTCGAAAACGGCTTCCTGACGCCGACCCTGAAAATCAAGCGTGCAGTGATCGAAAGCAGTTACGGCAAGCATTTTGAAGACTGGCTGCAGCGCTGTGATGCAGTGCTGTGGCACGAATAGGACTTTGACTATGGCAATCTGGCGCGAAACCCCCGATCTCGATCGGATAAATGCACTACAGAAAAACACCATTTCGGAAGTGCTGGATATTCGTTTCGAATCCTTCACCGATGACACGATCACCGGCAGCATGCCGGTGGACTCCCGCACCCATCAACCCTATGGATTGCTGCATGGCGGCGCTTCAGTGGTGCTGGCGGAGTCCATTGGCTCCATGGCCAGCGCGCTGTGTATCGATACCGCGAAATTTTACTGTGTCGGCCTGGAGGTCAACGCCAACCATCTGCGTGGTCTGCGCAGCGGCCGGGTGACTGCTGTGGCACGTGCCGTGCACCTGGGCCGCACCACCCATGTGTGGGATATCCGCCTGCACGGCGAAGACGGCAAGACCAGCTGCATTTCGCGCTTAACCGTGGCGGTAGTACCGCTGGGCGAAAACGCTCCCGCCAACCGCTGACTTCCGGGTTGTCCACGCCGAAGCGGATCCGGCGTGGTTTTCCGCTTGCCGAATGATGAGCCTGCAATGTCCCAAGCGCTTTTCTTTACCCATGCCAACGGCTTTCCTTCAGCCACCTACAGCAAACTGTTCGGCTTGTTGCGACCTGCTTACCAGATACATTACCTGGAGCAGCACGGGCACGATCCACGCTTCCCGGTGGGCGATAACTGGGAGCGGCTGGTTGACGAGCTGATCCATCACCTGCAGCAACTGGCTGAACCGGTCTGGGGCGTCGGGCATTCGCTGGGCGGTGTTCTGCACTACCATGCCGCGCTGCGCGAGCCGCAACTGTATCGCGGGCTGGTGCTGCTGGATTCGCCGCTACTCAGCCGCGCCGAGTGCCTGATGGTACAGATGGCCAAGCGCTTTGACCTGATGGACCGGATCACCCCGGCTGGCCGCACGCTGGGTCGTCGTGAACTGT of Pseudomonas pohangensis contains these proteins:
- the fabB gene encoding beta-ketoacyl-ACP synthase I encodes the protein MRRVVITGIGIVSCLGNDKESVSASLRACRPGIRFNPSYAEMGLRSQVSGSVDLNLEELIDRKVYRFMGNAAAYAYLAMQQAITDAGLSVEEISDPRIGLVAGSGGASTINQLESFDILREKGVKRVGPYRVPRTMSSTVSACLATPFKIKGVNYSISSACATSAHCIGHAMEQIQMGKQDIVFAGGGEEEHWSQSFLFDAMGALSTQYNDTPEKASRAYDANRDGFVIAGGGGMVVVEELEHALKRGAKIYAEIIGYGATSDGYDMVAPSGEGAIRCMQQALATVSTPIDYLNTHGTSTPVGDAAEARAVREVFGDKAPMISSTKSLSGHSLGAAGAHEAIYCMLMMEGNFVTGSANIETIDPELADLPILRETREDVALDTVMSNSFGFGGTNATLVLQRWKG
- the fabA gene encoding 3-hydroxyacyl-[acyl-carrier-protein] dehydratase FabA; the encoded protein is MSKQNAYTREDLLRCSRGELFGPGNAQLPAPNMLMIDRIAHISDTGGKYGKGEIVAELDINPDLWFFACHFEGDPVMPGCLGLDAMWQLVGFYLGWQGNPGRGRALGSGEVKFFGQILPTAKKITYNIHIKRTISRSLILGIADGTVSVDGREIYSAEGLRVGLFSSTDSF
- a CDS encoding NAD(P)H-dependent glycerol-3-phosphate dehydrogenase, with product MTVRQSIAVLGGGSFGSAIANLLAGNGQAVRLWMRDPEQASYIRQHGENPRYLKGVKINPLVEPICDLEQAIAGSDLIFVALPSTALREALQPYAAQLAGKMLISTTKGIEANTFKLMSEILQEVAPQARIGVMSGPNLAREVAEYALTATVVASEDEALCQEVQRVLHGRSFRVYASADRFGVELGGALKNVYAIMAGMAAAMGMGENTRSMLITRALAEMTRFAVKLGANPMTFLGLSGVGDLIATCSSPKSRNYQVGYALGEGLSLDEAVDRLGEVAEGVNTIKVLKARAEQLEVYMPLVAGLHAILFEGRTLQQVIGALMSGEPKTDVDFISVSGF
- a CDS encoding DUF4389 domain-containing protein encodes the protein MASANDQAERESLLLRVFWMLVFTLVWYVAEVVLAVVVILQLAFRLVQGKVNFELLQLGNSLSQYLAQIGQFGSFNSEEKPWPFSDWPTPIAANEQSSTSASPADRAAGA
- the sixA gene encoding phosphohistidine phosphatase SixA; the protein is MRLWLLRHGHAEPHAGSDALRRLTTHGRQEVLQSAAQLIGRPLEAILCSPYVRARQTAELVVEALQSRLIIEIVPWLTPESSLGSALAYLAARPESELLVVSHQPLIGDLAGMLEHGHRQQALPMATAGLAELVGDMPLAGGMQLDSLFQPHK
- a CDS encoding AMP-binding protein, which translates into the protein MLTAYQMPLDIFYEREARHPNKRFMVQPQADGRVEELTWSEVGEQARRAANWLRGQDIEQGSRIAIISKNCAHWIIADLAIWMAGMVSVPLYPNLTAESVRQVLEHSESKVAFIGKLDDWEAMAPGIPEGVQCVGLPLRPEGRFDLLWSDLQASTPIRDNPSPAADQLATIIYTSGTTGMPKGVMHNFNNFAFTATQGRELFAVSESDRVLSYLPLCHVAERSFVEMSSLYGGVEIYFAQSLDTFVEDIRRARPTIFFAVPRIWTKFQMGVLAKMPAKRLDFLLSLPLVGRMIGRKVLAGLGLDAVRFALSGAAPTPAALFSWYRRLGLELLEVYGMTENCGYSHVCRPGKVKPGWIGQNCPGVEVRISDEGEVLVRSEATMQGYFKEPGKTAEALTLDGSLRTGDKGEQDAEGNLRLTGRIKEIFKTSKGKFVAPAPIENRMATETRLEQICVVGEGMVQPLAICVLSETARAEADGAGRAALEASLKALLAQVNGSLDKHEQLRGMVLVKDVWAVENGFLTPTLKIKRAVIESSYGKHFEDWLQRCDAVLWHE
- a CDS encoding hotdog fold thioesterase codes for the protein MAIWRETPDLDRINALQKNTISEVLDIRFESFTDDTITGSMPVDSRTHQPYGLLHGGASVVLAESIGSMASALCIDTAKFYCVGLEVNANHLRGLRSGRVTAVARAVHLGRTTHVWDIRLHGEDGKTSCISRLTVAVVPLGENAPANR